One segment of Variovorax sp. PAMC28562 DNA contains the following:
- a CDS encoding surface-adhesin E family protein has product MRVWLAGAAVVVVVLMVIAAAASVVHAQTPLRIEWFTVAGNPGDPASNTVQVDPVAIGVEGDSSPTSKRMNVRVNRSAERVNWDNIPYRSYESQVVFDCQARRAAYVQARYYAQPLWQGEPHTVADYGGNPRPMLFRDMEPNPVNRIVRAACRLKAG; this is encoded by the coding sequence ATGAGGGTGTGGCTGGCGGGAGCGGCGGTGGTGGTGGTGGTGCTGATGGTGATAGCGGCGGCGGCCTCGGTGGTGCATGCGCAAACACCCTTGCGAATCGAGTGGTTCACCGTGGCGGGCAATCCGGGTGATCCGGCCTCCAACACCGTGCAGGTCGACCCGGTGGCGATCGGCGTCGAAGGCGACAGCAGTCCGACGTCCAAGCGCATGAACGTCCGAGTCAATCGATCGGCGGAACGCGTCAATTGGGACAACATCCCTTACCGGTCTTACGAGTCGCAGGTGGTTTTCGACTGCCAGGCGCGGCGTGCAGCCTATGTGCAGGCAAGGTACTACGCGCAGCCGCTGTGGCAAGGCGAGCCGCACACTGTGGCCGACTACGGCGGCAACCCGCGGCCGATGTTGTTTCGGGACATGGAGCCGAATCCAGTGAACAGGATTGTTCGGGCGGCGTGTCGGTTGAAGGCTGGATGA
- a CDS encoding HD domain-containing protein yields the protein MNARANFVRMQDSTREDWQTIGGEFMQFAGGLPERVVKHLQILEGDYGGFPIDRYTHSLQTATRALRDGRDDEYVVCALLHDIGDTLGAFNHPDIAAAILKPFVTEDNLWMVQHHGIFQGHYFFHHIGLDRNMRDNFRESPHYDRTAEFCELYDNPAFDATAETLPIAEFMPMLQRVMAQPRQSIYKAAAVKTAPATPETV from the coding sequence ATGAATGCAAGAGCGAACTTCGTCCGCATGCAGGACAGCACACGCGAAGACTGGCAAACGATCGGCGGTGAATTCATGCAGTTCGCAGGCGGCCTGCCGGAGCGGGTGGTCAAGCATCTGCAGATCCTGGAAGGCGACTACGGCGGCTTTCCGATCGACCGCTACACGCACTCGCTGCAGACCGCGACGCGCGCGCTGCGTGATGGCCGCGACGACGAGTACGTGGTGTGCGCGCTGCTGCACGACATCGGCGACACGCTCGGCGCCTTCAACCACCCAGACATCGCCGCCGCCATCCTCAAGCCCTTCGTGACCGAAGACAACCTCTGGATGGTGCAGCACCACGGCATCTTTCAGGGCCACTACTTCTTTCACCACATCGGACTCGATCGCAACATGCGCGACAACTTCCGCGAGAGTCCCCACTACGACCGCACGGCCGAGTTCTGCGAGCTCTACGACAACCCGGCCTTCGACGCCACCGCCGAGACACTGCCGATTGCAGAGTTCATGCCGATGCTGCAGCGCGTGATGGCGCAGCCACGGCAAAGCATCTACAAAGCGGCCGCAGTCAAGACCGCACCCGCCACCCCCGAAACCGTCTGA
- a CDS encoding class II aldolase/adducin family protein — protein sequence MNASTQNVKQLVSAEEWQLRVDLAACYRLVAHYGWSDLVFTHITARIPGPEHHFLINPYGLMFDEITASSLVKIDMQCNKVIDSPYPVNPAGFVIHSAVHEARDDIVCVMHTHTRAGVGVSAQKNGILPISQQSTFVLSSLAYHNYEGVAFREEEKPRLQAALGTANFLMLRNHGLLVCGKTIADAFLSMYTFESTCQIQIAAQAGGGELTQVNPKIVESVGLAMKVQTGGLGGTFVWPSLIRKLDKLDPTYKD from the coding sequence ATGAACGCCAGTACCCAAAACGTGAAGCAACTCGTCTCCGCCGAAGAATGGCAACTGCGTGTCGATCTCGCCGCCTGCTATCGCCTGGTCGCGCACTACGGCTGGAGCGACCTCGTGTTCACGCACATCACCGCGCGCATCCCCGGCCCGGAGCATCACTTTTTGATCAACCCGTACGGCCTCATGTTCGACGAGATCACCGCGTCGAGCCTGGTGAAGATCGACATGCAGTGCAACAAGGTGATCGATTCGCCCTACCCCGTGAACCCGGCCGGCTTCGTCATTCACAGCGCCGTGCACGAAGCGCGCGATGACATCGTCTGCGTCATGCACACGCACACGCGTGCGGGCGTCGGCGTCAGCGCGCAAAAGAACGGCATCCTGCCGATCAGCCAACAGTCGACCTTCGTCCTGAGCTCGCTGGCGTATCACAACTACGAAGGCGTGGCCTTCCGCGAAGAGGAAAAACCGCGCCTGCAGGCCGCCCTTGGCACTGCCAATTTCCTGATGCTGCGCAACCATGGGCTGCTGGTCTGCGGCAAGACAATCGCCGATGCGTTCTTGTCGATGTACACCTTCGAAAGCACCTGCCAGATCCAGATCGCGGCGCAGGCCGGCGGCGGCGAGCTGACGCAAGTGAATCCCAAGATCGTCGAAAGCGTGGGCCTGGCAATGAAGGTGCAGACCGGCGGCCTGGGTGGCACGTTCGTCTGGCCGTCGCTGATCCGCAAGCTCGACAAGCTGGACCCGACGTACAAGGACTAG
- a CDS encoding class I SAM-dependent methyltransferase has protein sequence MPGYQVKLEHIAVEGVDDLVIRSLLDRQQFSDPQGEAHDLGISSATWPLFGLLWPSGAELAARMAQRPVIAGNRILEIGCGLALASLVGHRLGNDMTASDCHPLAAAFLLENLRLNNLPPMKYRHGDWRLAPPPSTRALVHGFFDLIIGSDLLYERDDDAHLAGFIGRHAAVGAEVWIVDPNRSNRPAFNRQMANEGFSMQEEKLDRLATAQSAAYKGRMLTYRRD, from the coding sequence ATGCCCGGTTATCAAGTCAAGCTGGAGCACATCGCCGTCGAGGGCGTCGACGACCTCGTCATTCGCTCGCTGCTCGACCGCCAACAATTCTCCGATCCGCAAGGCGAAGCGCACGACCTCGGGATCTCTTCCGCGACCTGGCCGCTCTTCGGGCTGCTCTGGCCTTCGGGCGCAGAGCTCGCGGCACGCATGGCACAGCGACCGGTGATCGCAGGCAACCGCATTCTTGAAATCGGATGCGGACTGGCACTGGCGAGCTTGGTCGGTCATCGACTCGGCAACGACATGACGGCCAGCGATTGCCATCCACTGGCCGCCGCGTTCTTGCTCGAAAACTTGCGCCTCAACAACCTGCCGCCGATGAAGTACCGGCATGGCGACTGGCGACTGGCGCCACCGCCTTCGACGCGCGCCCTGGTGCACGGCTTCTTCGATCTGATCATCGGCAGCGATCTGCTTTACGAACGGGACGACGATGCGCACTTGGCGGGCTTTATCGGCCGCCACGCCGCTGTCGGCGCCGAGGTGTGGATCGTCGACCCGAACCGCAGCAACCGCCCGGCCTTCAATCGTCAAATGGCGAACGAGGGGTTCTCGATGCAAGAAGAAAAGCTCGACCGGCTGGCGACGGCGCAAAGCGCTGCGTACAAGGGGCGCATGCTGACCTATCGGCGGGATTGA
- a CDS encoding ABC transporter substrate-binding protein, giving the protein MTHTISPAVVAAFAPNGTLRASINLGNPILANKDASGAPVGVSVDLAHELARRLGVGIEVVLFDKAAASVEAVKNEKADIGFFAIDPARSEGLRFTEPYVLIEGSYLVPDVSSLTDNAEVDRTGRRIAVGSGSAYDLFLTREIKQAEIVRMAGASAVLAALRDGQVEVAAGIRQLLEGEARRAAGVRMLPGRFMVIQQAMGLPAGRGAEAQSVLAAFVEEMKSTGFVADALKRHRIEGAAVAPSQPAPAKSI; this is encoded by the coding sequence ATGACCCATACGATCTCTCCTGCGGTCGTCGCCGCCTTCGCACCCAACGGCACGCTGCGCGCATCGATCAACCTCGGCAACCCAATTCTTGCCAACAAGGACGCGAGCGGTGCACCGGTCGGCGTGTCGGTCGACTTGGCCCACGAGCTTGCGCGTCGGCTCGGTGTCGGCATCGAAGTGGTGCTGTTCGATAAGGCTGCAGCATCGGTAGAGGCCGTCAAGAACGAAAAGGCCGACATCGGCTTTTTCGCCATCGATCCCGCCCGCAGCGAAGGCTTGCGATTCACCGAGCCCTATGTGCTCATTGAAGGCAGCTACCTGGTGCCGGACGTGTCTTCGCTCACCGACAACGCCGAGGTCGATCGCACCGGACGGCGCATCGCCGTCGGCTCAGGCAGCGCCTACGACCTCTTCCTCACGCGCGAAATCAAGCAGGCCGAAATCGTTCGCATGGCCGGCGCTTCGGCGGTGCTTGCCGCACTGCGTGACGGCCAGGTCGAGGTCGCGGCCGGCATTCGGCAACTGCTTGAAGGCGAGGCGCGACGTGCGGCCGGCGTACGGATGCTGCCCGGCCGCTTCATGGTGATTCAGCAGGCGATGGGACTGCCGGCCGGTCGCGGCGCAGAAGCGCAAAGCGTGCTCGCCGCCTTCGTCGAAGAAATGAAAAGCACGGGCTTCGTTGCCGATGCGTTGAAGCGTCATCGCATTGAAGGGGCTGCGGTGGCGCCATCGCAGCCGGCGCCCGCCAAATCAATCTGA
- a CDS encoding D-amino acid dehydrogenase, which produces MRVLILGSGVIGTSTAYYLARAGHEVTVLDRQPAPAMETSFGNAGEVSPGYSAPWAGPGVPLKAIKWMLMQHSPLVIKPMLDPAMWRWGLSMLRNCTEARYEINKGRMVRLAEYSRDCLKALRADTGIQYDDRAQGTLQLFRTQHQLDGTAQDVEVLKKSGVPYQVLDRDGCVQYEPALAGVKEKFVGGLRLPGDETGDCFKFTQALAKLAEAAGATFRFGVSIQAIERHGVGITGVRTDAGTFEADRYVVALGSYSPAVLKPLGIGLPVYPVKGFSITVPITDASGAPESTVMDETFKVAVTRLGDRIRVGGTAQLSGFDLALDQGRRDTLEHVVTDLFPRGGPVKDATFWTGLRPMTPDGTPVIGATSIDNLMLATGHGTLGWTMAAGTGRVMADLIDGRKPEIDMEGLTVARYR; this is translated from the coding sequence ATGCGAGTCTTGATCCTGGGCAGCGGTGTGATCGGCACCTCGACCGCGTATTACCTGGCCCGTGCCGGCCATGAAGTCACGGTGCTCGACCGCCAACCCGCACCGGCCATGGAGACCAGCTTCGGCAATGCCGGCGAAGTCTCTCCTGGTTATTCGGCACCTTGGGCTGGTCCCGGCGTGCCGCTCAAGGCCATCAAGTGGATGTTGATGCAGCACAGTCCGCTGGTCATCAAGCCGATGCTCGACCCCGCCATGTGGCGCTGGGGCTTGTCGATGCTGCGCAACTGCACCGAGGCACGCTACGAGATCAACAAGGGTCGCATGGTGCGCCTGGCCGAGTACAGCCGCGATTGCCTCAAAGCCTTGCGCGCCGACACCGGCATCCAGTACGACGATCGTGCACAGGGCACGCTGCAATTGTTCCGCACGCAACACCAGCTCGACGGCACCGCGCAAGACGTCGAAGTGCTGAAGAAATCCGGCGTGCCGTACCAGGTGCTCGACCGCGATGGCTGTGTGCAATACGAACCGGCACTCGCGGGCGTTAAGGAAAAGTTCGTCGGCGGACTGCGTTTGCCGGGCGATGAAACGGGCGACTGCTTCAAGTTCACCCAGGCGCTGGCCAAGCTGGCCGAAGCGGCGGGCGCGACCTTCCGCTTTGGCGTTTCGATCCAGGCGATCGAACGTCACGGCGTCGGTATCACGGGCGTGCGCACCGATGCCGGCACCTTCGAAGCCGATCGCTATGTGGTCGCGCTCGGCAGCTATTCACCGGCCGTGCTCAAGCCGCTCGGCATCGGCTTGCCGGTGTACCCGGTCAAGGGCTTCTCGATCACCGTGCCGATCACCGACGCCAGTGGCGCACCCGAATCGACGGTGATGGACGAGACCTTCAAGGTCGCGGTGACGCGCCTGGGCGATCGCATCCGCGTCGGCGGCACGGCACAGTTGTCTGGCTTCGACCTCGCGCTCGATCAGGGTCGGCGTGACACGCTCGAACACGTGGTCACCGACCTGTTCCCGCGCGGCGGTCCCGTCAAGGATGCGACCTTCTGGACCGGCTTGCGCCCCATGACTCCGGACGGCACGCCCGTCATCGGTGCAACGTCCATCGACAACCTGATGTTGGCGACCGGCCACGGTACCTTAGGCTGGACCATGGCAGCGGGTACAGGCCGCGTGATGGCGGATCTGATCGACGGGCGCAAGCCGGAGATCGATATGGAAGGCCTGACGGTCGCGCGTTATCGCTGA
- a CDS encoding 2-dehydropantoate 2-reductase — MTGAFANGVPGEVPEVLVMGAGTIGCFIGGSLAAAGVRVTFVGRPRVLQALAQHGLSLTDLDSAKHHVAAADLRLLAEVPANTRPALVLLAVKSGATAEAAAQLGAVLPPGTPVLSLQNGISNAAVASRAAPHLNVLPGMVPYNVAEIGPGAFHRGTPGRLAAQDDAALRPWLPVFERAGVPLDLHIDLLPVQWGKLLLNLNNPVNALSGLPLRDQLLDRGYRRCFAALIDEALSVLQRAGIAPAQVAALPAHRLPGLLRLPDWLFRIVAARMLKIDAKARSSMADDLALGRRTEIDALSGEVVRLAQSLNTSAPRNAKMVALLEAAAQAGQSSGASPMRQRWSAQQLHDALDL, encoded by the coding sequence ATGACCGGTGCCTTCGCCAACGGTGTGCCCGGCGAAGTGCCAGAGGTGCTGGTGATGGGCGCGGGAACCATCGGCTGCTTCATTGGCGGCAGTCTCGCGGCGGCGGGCGTGCGAGTGACCTTCGTCGGCCGGCCACGCGTGCTGCAGGCGCTCGCGCAGCATGGGCTGTCATTGACCGATCTCGATAGCGCGAAGCATCACGTTGCTGCCGCCGATTTGCGATTGCTCGCCGAGGTGCCTGCGAATACACGACCTGCCCTGGTGTTGCTCGCAGTCAAGAGCGGTGCGACCGCCGAGGCTGCCGCGCAACTCGGCGCCGTCTTGCCGCCCGGCACGCCGGTCCTCTCGTTGCAGAACGGCATCTCCAACGCGGCCGTGGCCTCGCGTGCTGCGCCGCATCTGAACGTGCTGCCCGGCATGGTGCCGTACAACGTGGCAGAGATCGGCCCCGGTGCATTCCACCGCGGCACGCCGGGCCGGCTTGCTGCGCAGGACGATGCAGCGCTTAGACCTTGGTTGCCGGTGTTCGAACGCGCGGGTGTGCCGCTCGATCTGCACATCGACCTGCTGCCCGTGCAATGGGGCAAGCTGCTGCTCAACCTCAACAACCCGGTCAATGCGCTGTCGGGTTTGCCGCTGCGGGACCAACTGCTCGATCGCGGTTATCGCCGCTGCTTCGCTGCGTTGATCGACGAGGCACTGTCGGTGCTGCAGCGCGCGGGCATCGCGCCAGCGCAAGTGGCTGCCTTGCCGGCCCATCGCTTGCCGGGCTTGCTCCGCTTGCCCGACTGGCTGTTTCGCATCGTCGCCGCGCGCATGCTGAAGATCGATGCCAAGGCGCGTTCCAGCATGGCCGACGACCTCGCGCTGGGCCGCCGCACCGAGATCGATGCGCTGAGCGGCGAGGTCGTGCGGCTCGCCCAATCGCTGAACACAAGCGCGCCACGCAATGCGAAGATGGTCGCATTGCTGGAAGCGGCGGCGCAGGCGGGCCAGTCTTCCGGTGCGTCTCCGATGCGGCAGCGCTGGTCGGCACAGCAATTGCACGACGCACTGGATCTGTAA
- the alaS gene encoding alanine--tRNA ligase encodes MSQSPFSAANVTASATVADIRKTFLDFFASKGHTVVPSSSLVPGNDPTLMFTNSGMVQFKDVFLGEDKRSYVRAASVQACLRAGGKHNDLENVGYTARHHTFFEMLGNWSFGDYFKRESLTWAFELLTKVYKLPAEKLWATVYIEDDEAYDIWTKEIGLPPERVVRIGDNKGGRYMSDNFWMMADTGPCGPCSEIFFDHGPEIAGGPPGSPDEDGDRYIEIWNNVFMQFDMQPDGSVKKLPAPCVDTGMGLERLAAILQHVHNNYEIDLFDRLVKAAARETGETDESNKSLRVIADHIRATAFLVADGVIPSNEGRGYVQRRIIRRAIRHGYKLGQKKPFFHKLVPDLVALMGEAYPKLVADEKRITAVLKQEEERFFETLANGMEILDAALGGDAKTLPGDVAFKLHDTFGFPLDLSADVCRERGVTVDEAGFNAAMEQQKAKGRAAGKFKMDRNVEYGGASNSFTGYEHLEEQAIVQALYFEGAPVSELKEGQPGIVVLDTTPFYSESGGQVGDQGFISAEGVQFGVEDTQKIKADVFGHHGTQTQGTLKVGDAVKAAVDGERRAATMRNHSVTHLMHKALREVLGEHVQQKGSLVDADKTRFDFAHNGAVTHVQTIEIEKRVNAEILANVATQSRVMDMESAQKTGAMMLFGEKYGESVRVLDIGSSRELCGGTHVSRTGDIGMFKIVSEGGVAAGVRRIEAVTGANALHYLQDLESTVHSVAATLKTPTAELQSRLTQMLDQTRALEREVTALKGKLASSKGDELIAQAIDVNGIKLLVAKLDGGDAKTLRDTMDKLKDKLKSAVIVLAAVDGSKVQIAAGVTSDSVTKIKAGELVNFVAQQVGGKGGGKADMAMAGGTDAAALPAALRSVHAWVAERA; translated from the coding sequence ATGTCCCAATCTCCTTTCAGCGCGGCGAACGTCACCGCCAGCGCCACCGTCGCCGACATCCGCAAGACCTTCCTCGACTTCTTCGCCTCCAAGGGGCACACGGTCGTGCCGTCGAGCTCGCTGGTGCCGGGCAACGACCCGACGCTCATGTTCACCAACTCCGGCATGGTCCAGTTCAAGGACGTGTTCCTCGGGGAAGACAAGCGCTCGTATGTGCGCGCCGCCTCGGTGCAGGCCTGCCTGCGGGCCGGCGGCAAGCACAACGACCTGGAGAACGTCGGCTACACGGCACGGCACCACACCTTCTTCGAGATGCTGGGCAACTGGAGCTTCGGCGACTACTTCAAGCGCGAGTCGCTCACATGGGCCTTCGAGCTGCTCACCAAGGTCTACAAGCTGCCGGCCGAAAAGCTCTGGGCGACCGTCTACATCGAGGACGACGAGGCCTACGACATCTGGACCAAGGAGATCGGCCTGCCCCCCGAGCGCGTGGTGCGCATCGGCGACAACAAGGGCGGACGCTACATGTCCGACAACTTCTGGATGATGGCCGACACCGGTCCCTGCGGCCCGTGCAGCGAAATCTTCTTCGATCACGGCCCGGAAATCGCCGGCGGCCCGCCCGGCAGCCCGGACGAAGACGGCGACCGCTACATCGAGATCTGGAACAACGTGTTCATGCAGTTCGACATGCAGCCCGACGGCTCGGTTAAGAAGCTGCCCGCGCCCTGCGTCGATACCGGCATGGGCCTGGAGCGGCTGGCCGCCATCCTGCAGCACGTGCACAACAATTACGAGATCGACCTGTTCGACAGGCTCGTCAAGGCCGCGGCACGGGAGACCGGCGAAACCGACGAGAGCAACAAGAGCCTGCGCGTCATCGCCGACCACATCCGTGCGACCGCTTTCCTGGTGGCCGATGGCGTGATCCCATCGAACGAAGGGCGTGGCTATGTGCAGCGCCGCATCATTCGCCGCGCCATTCGTCACGGGTACAAGTTGGGGCAGAAGAAGCCGTTCTTCCACAAGCTGGTGCCCGATCTGGTGGCATTGATGGGCGAGGCTTATCCGAAGCTTGTGGCGGATGAGAAGCGCATCACTGCTGTGCTGAAGCAGGAAGAAGAGCGTTTCTTCGAGACGCTGGCCAACGGCATGGAAATCCTCGACGCGGCGCTAGGTGGCGATGCCAAGACGCTGCCCGGCGACGTGGCTTTCAAGCTGCACGACACCTTCGGCTTCCCGCTCGACCTGTCGGCCGACGTCTGCCGCGAGCGTGGCGTCACCGTCGACGAGGCCGGCTTCAACGCCGCCATGGAACAGCAGAAGGCCAAGGGCCGCGCGGCGGGCAAGTTCAAGATGGACCGCAACGTCGAATACGGCGGCGCCAGCAACAGCTTTACCGGCTACGAGCACCTCGAAGAGCAGGCCATCGTGCAGGCGCTCTACTTTGAAGGCGCGCCCGTGTCCGAACTCAAGGAGGGCCAGCCCGGCATCGTCGTGCTCGACACCACGCCGTTCTATTCCGAGAGCGGCGGCCAGGTCGGCGACCAGGGCTTCATCTCGGCCGAAGGCGTGCAGTTCGGCGTCGAAGACACGCAGAAGATCAAGGCCGACGTGTTCGGTCATCACGGCACGCAAACGCAGGGCACGCTGAAGGTCGGCGATGCGGTCAAGGCGGCGGTCGATGGCGAGCGCCGTGCCGCAACGATGCGCAATCACAGCGTGACGCACCTGATGCACAAGGCCTTGCGCGAAGTGCTCGGCGAGCACGTGCAGCAAAAGGGCTCGCTCGTCGATGCCGACAAGACGCGCTTCGACTTTGCGCACAACGGCGCGGTCACGCACGTGCAGACGATCGAAATCGAGAAGCGGGTCAACGCCGAGATTCTTGCCAACGTTGCGACGCAGTCGCGCGTGATGGACATGGAATCGGCCCAGAAGACCGGCGCCATGATGCTGTTCGGCGAGAAGTACGGCGAGTCGGTTCGCGTGCTCGACATCGGCTCCAGTCGCGAGCTGTGCGGCGGCACGCACGTGAGCCGCACCGGCGACATCGGCATGTTCAAGATCGTCAGCGAAGGCGGCGTGGCCGCGGGCGTGCGACGTATCGAAGCCGTGACCGGCGCTAACGCGCTGCACTACCTGCAAGACCTCGAATCGACCGTGCACAGCGTGGCCGCCACGCTCAAGACGCCGACCGCCGAGCTGCAAAGCCGGCTCACGCAAATGCTGGATCAGACCCGGGCGCTGGAGCGGGAAGTCACAGCCCTCAAGGGCAAGCTCGCCTCGTCCAAGGGCGACGAGCTGATCGCGCAGGCGATCGACGTCAACGGCATCAAGCTGTTGGTGGCCAAGCTCGACGGTGGCGATGCAAAGACTTTGCGCGACACCATGGACAAGCTCAAGGACAAGTTGAAGAGCGCGGTGATCGTGCTGGCTGCCGTCGATGGCAGCAAAGTGCAGATCGCGGCCGGCGTCACGTCCGACAGCGTGACCAAGATCAAGGCTGGAGAGCTGGTCAATTTCGTCGCTCAGCAAGTGGGCGGCAAGGGCGGCGGCAAGGCCGACATGGCGATGGCAGGTGGCACCGATGCAGCCGCATTGCCGGCGGCTTTGAGGTCCGTGCACGCCTGGGTGGCGGAACGCGCCTGA
- a CDS encoding ABC transporter ATP-binding protein, whose amino-acid sequence MPKTAEPLVRFQRVQKTYDGEHLVVRQLDLDIHRGEFLSLLGPSGSGKTTTLMMLAGFESPTSGDILLNGRQITGTPPHKRHFGMVFQNYALFPHLTVGQNVAYPLTVRKVSKDDQTTRVKRALDMVQLKGMTDRLPGQLSGGQQQRVALARALVFEPQLVLMDEPLGALDKQLREHMQLELKEIHRQLGVTFVYVTHDQGEALTMSDRVAVFNEGVIQQLDTVDRLYEMPANRFVAGFVGDNTVLKGTLQTAGEHAVMALPDGRLLGGLNVGGSAAGAAVEMCIRPERVVLHPAGSAPSENTLAAEVARVIYYGDHLRLLCNVGAGQAEATVKLPMSGLIGLTPPQAGDSVSLELPVVHTRIYAV is encoded by the coding sequence ATTCCAAAAACCGCCGAACCCCTAGTGCGCTTCCAGCGCGTCCAGAAGACCTACGACGGCGAGCATCTCGTGGTGCGCCAGCTCGACCTGGACATCCATCGCGGCGAGTTCCTGAGCCTGCTCGGCCCGTCGGGCTCGGGCAAGACGACCACGCTGATGATGCTGGCAGGCTTCGAGTCGCCGACTTCGGGCGACATCCTGCTGAACGGCCGGCAGATCACCGGTACGCCGCCGCACAAGCGGCACTTCGGCATGGTGTTCCAGAACTACGCGCTGTTCCCGCACCTGACGGTCGGGCAAAACGTCGCATATCCGCTCACGGTGCGCAAGGTGTCCAAGGACGATCAGACGACTCGGGTGAAGCGCGCGCTCGACATGGTGCAGCTCAAGGGCATGACCGATAGGCTGCCGGGCCAGCTCTCGGGTGGCCAGCAGCAACGTGTGGCGCTCGCGCGCGCGCTGGTCTTCGAGCCACAGTTGGTGCTGATGGACGAGCCGCTGGGCGCGCTCGACAAGCAGCTGCGCGAGCACATGCAACTCGAGCTGAAGGAAATCCATCGCCAGCTCGGCGTGACCTTCGTCTACGTGACGCACGACCAGGGCGAAGCATTGACCATGAGCGACCGCGTGGCGGTTTTCAACGAGGGCGTGATCCAGCAGCTCGACACCGTCGACCGGCTCTACGAAATGCCGGCCAACCGCTTCGTGGCAGGGTTCGTCGGTGACAACACTGTGCTCAAGGGAACGCTCCAGACCGCGGGAGAGCATGCCGTCATGGCGCTGCCGGATGGCCGCCTGCTCGGTGGGCTGAACGTCGGCGGCTCGGCTGCCGGCGCCGCTGTAGAGATGTGCATCCGGCCCGAGCGCGTGGTGCTGCACCCCGCAGGCTCGGCACCCAGTGAAAACACGCTTGCGGCCGAGGTGGCACGCGTCATCTACTACGGCGACCACTTGCGGCTGCTCTGCAACGTCGGCGCCGGGCAGGCCGAAGCCACCGTCAAGCTGCCGATGTCCGGGCTCATCGGCCTGACGCCACCGCAGGCTGGCGACAGCGTTTCGCTCGAATTGCCGGTCGTTCATACGCGTATCTACGCGGTGTAG
- a CDS encoding ABC transporter substrate-binding protein — protein MKKTFLACTVALMAGLAASAFAQTQITVVNFGGANANAQKKAYYEPIEKAGIKVVPVEYNGEQAKIKAMVETKKVTWDVVEVESPDVARGCDEGLFEKLDYSKIGNKADFLPSAVTDCGVGVFVWSTVMAYNGEKLKTAPTSWADFWDVKKIPGKRGMRKGARYNLEFALMADGVKPADVYKVLATKDGAERAFKKLTELKPNIQWWEAGAQPPQFLVAGDVVLTTVYNGRIDAANREGRDLKIYWPGGIYDLDYWVIPKGAPNKEASLKFIQFAMKPENQAVYSQAIPYGPTNTKTLAALDKKVLADLPTSASNAKEALQFNVSFWADQGEALEKRFASWATQ, from the coding sequence ATGAAAAAGACTTTTCTCGCTTGCACCGTTGCCTTGATGGCCGGCCTCGCCGCGTCGGCCTTCGCGCAGACGCAGATCACCGTGGTGAACTTCGGTGGCGCCAACGCCAACGCGCAGAAGAAGGCGTATTACGAGCCGATCGAGAAGGCTGGCATCAAGGTGGTGCCGGTCGAATACAACGGCGAGCAGGCCAAGATCAAGGCCATGGTCGAGACCAAGAAGGTCACCTGGGACGTGGTCGAGGTCGAGTCGCCCGACGTGGCGCGCGGCTGCGATGAAGGTCTGTTCGAGAAACTCGACTATTCCAAGATCGGCAACAAGGCCGACTTCCTGCCCTCGGCCGTGACCGACTGCGGTGTCGGCGTTTTCGTGTGGTCGACCGTGATGGCCTACAACGGCGAAAAGCTCAAGACCGCGCCCACCAGCTGGGCCGACTTCTGGGACGTGAAGAAGATCCCCGGCAAGCGCGGCATGCGCAAGGGCGCACGCTACAACCTCGAGTTCGCGCTGATGGCCGATGGCGTGAAGCCGGCCGATGTCTACAAGGTGCTGGCCACCAAGGACGGCGCGGAGCGCGCCTTCAAGAAGCTGACCGAGCTCAAGCCCAACATCCAGTGGTGGGAAGCCGGCGCGCAGCCACCCCAGTTCCTGGTGGCGGGGGACGTGGTGCTGACCACCGTGTACAACGGCCGCATCGACGCGGCCAACCGAGAAGGCCGCGACCTCAAGATCTACTGGCCGGGCGGCATCTACGACCTGGACTACTGGGTCATCCCCAAGGGCGCACCCAACAAGGAAGCCTCGCTCAAGTTCATCCAGTTCGCGATGAAGCCGGAGAACCAGGCCGTCTATTCGCAGGCCATTCCTTACGGCCCGACCAACACCAAGACGCTGGCTGCGCTCGACAAGAAGGTGCTCGCAGACCTGCCGACCTCGGCGTCCAACGCCAAGGAGGCGCTGCAGTTCAACGTGTCGTTCTGGGCCGACCAGGGCGAGGCGCTGGAGAAGCGCTTCGCATCGTGGGCGACACAGTAA